ACTCTCTAGCCATTTTGTAATCTCCTTCCGTTTCGGATTACTGCTGTTGTTTAACCGGCATTACCAACGATAGTGAGCGAATGCTCTGTTGGCTTCAGCCATTTTATGCATTTCTTCACGGCGTTTAACAGAAGCACCTGTGTTGTTTGATGCATCAAGAATTTCGTTCGCAAGACGTTCTTCCATTGTTTTCTCTCCACGTGTACGTGAATAGTTGACAAGGTAACGAAGACCTAGTGTTGTACGGCGTTCAGGACGCACTTCAACCGGCACTTGATAGTTCGCTCCACCAACACGGCGCGCACGCACTTCAAGAACTGGCATTACATTATTTAGAGCTGCTTCAAATACTTCAATCGGCTCTTGTCCAGAACGTTCTTTGATAATCTCGAACG
The Sporosarcina sp. P33 genome window above contains:
- the rpsG gene encoding 30S ribosomal protein S7 — protein: MPRKGPVAKRDVLPDPIYNSKLVSRLINKMMVDGKKGTSQKILYGAFEIIKERSGQEPIEVFEAALNNVMPVLEVRARRVGGANYQVPVEVRPERRTTLGLRYLVNYSRTRGEKTMEERLANEILDASNNTGASVKRREEMHKMAEANRAFAHYRW